In Musa acuminata AAA Group cultivar baxijiao chromosome BXJ2-3, Cavendish_Baxijiao_AAA, whole genome shotgun sequence, the following proteins share a genomic window:
- the LOC108952311 gene encoding protein SPEAR1-like, whose protein sequence is MGSTYFKGGRLGSGRCGSSRKGKKEKSKQPQRGLGVAQLEQMRLQSQMEEYVSSLDSPFCSDLNMPEDSRVEMAFSSPPSSPSGIVPGPSFALHPNMMMDYHGDAGRTSFTGGERWLGTWARSHLSQGGMSSSHCYSPPTVTLPLFEETTTEVVLISYAASLMI, encoded by the exons ATGGGAAGCACATACTTCAAGGGAGGACGGCTGGGAAGCGGAAGATGTGGGTCATCcaggaaggggaagaaggagaagTCAAAGCAACCCCAGAGAGGACTCGGGGTGGCTCAGCTGGAGCAGATGAGACTGCAGAGTCAAATGGAGGAATATGTTTCGTCGCTCGACTCCCCATTCTGCAGCGATCTCAACATG CCGGAAGACTCGAGAGTGGAAATGGCATTCTCATCGCCTCCCTCGTCACCATCCGGTATCGTTCCAGGGCCTTCGTTTGCGCTTCATCCCAACATGATG ATGGATTATCATGGAGACGCCGGAAGAACAAGTTTCACTGGTGGCGAACGCTGGTTGGGTACTTGGGCAAG ATCGCATCTGAGTCAAGGAGGCATGTCTTCATCGCACTGCTACTCGCCGCCAACCGTGACATTGCCGCTCTTCGAAGAAACCACCACTGAGGTTGTCTTGATTTCTTATGCTGCCTCACTTATGATCTAA